A stretch of the Salminus brasiliensis chromosome 23, fSalBra1.hap2, whole genome shotgun sequence genome encodes the following:
- the crema gene encoding cAMP-responsive element modulator isoform X5, producing MPTYQIRSPSSGLPQGVVMAASPGAIHSPQQQAEEATRKREVRLMKNREAARECRRKKKEYVKCLENRVAVLENQNKTLIEELKALKDIYCHKPE from the exons ATGCCTACGTATCAGATCCGCTCCCCATCGTCAGGGTTACCGCAGGGTGTTGTCATGGCAGCATCGCCGGGGGCGATCCACAGTCCACAGCAACAAGCAGAGGAGGCTACACGCAAAAGAGAGGTTCGCCTGATGAAGAACCG GGAGGCAGCGCGAGAGTGCCGCCGGAAGAAGAAGGAGTATGTGAAGTGTTTGGAGAATCGCGTCGCTGTGCTGGAAAACCAGAACAAAACTCTAATAGAGGAACTCAAAGCCCTCAAAGACATTTACTGCCACAAGcctgagtaa
- the crema gene encoding cAMP-responsive element modulator isoform X2, with amino-acid sequence MDTAVATQEGSATETETSQIQSDSESVTQVAATADGEETDVLETQKRRELLSRRPSYRKILSELSSDTPAVPKIEEEEKAEEDIPASSSVATVTVPSSIYQTSSGQYIAITQGGAIQIGGPGGEGLQGVQALTLPSPAAPQPGATILQYAPQAGDPTQQLLLSAGQVLVQAATGDMPTYQIRSPSSGLPQGVVMAASPGAIHSPQQQAEEATRKREVRLMKNREAARECRRKKKEYVKCLENRVAVLENQNKTLIEELKALKDIYCHKPE; translated from the exons ATGGATACGGCGGTGGCAACGCAGGAAGGCAGTGCGACCGAAACGGAGACAAGTCAGATTCAGAGCGACTCAGAGTCAGtcacacag GTTGCTGCTACAGCTGATGGAGAGGAaacagatgttttggagacgcAAAAGAGGAGAGAGCTTCTTTCCCGACGACCTTCTTACAG AAAGATCCTGAGTGAGTTGTCGTCTGACACTCCTGCTGTGCCAAAGATCGAGGAAGAAGAGAAGGCCGAAGAAGACATCCCTGCTTCTTCCAGCGTTGCTACGGTGACCGTGCCATCATCTATTTATCAGACCAGCTCAGGACAATACA TTGCCATAACTCAGGGTGGAGCGATTCAGATCGGAGGTCCTGGAGGAGAAGGGCTGCAGGGGGTTCAGGCTTTGACTCTGCCCAGCCCCGCTGCCCCTCAGCCCGGAGCCACCATCCTGCAGTACGCCCCTCAGGCTGGAGACCCCacacagcagctgctgctgtctgctggaCAAGTGCTAGTCCAGG CTGCCACAGGAGACATGCCTACGTATCAGATCCGCTCCCCATCGTCAGGGTTACCGCAGGGTGTTGTCATGGCAGCATCGCCGGGGGCGATCCACAGTCCACAGCAACAAGCAGAGGAGGCTACACGCAAAAGAGAGGTTCGCCTGATGAAGAACCG GGAGGCAGCGCGAGAGTGCCGCCGGAAGAAGAAGGAGTATGTGAAGTGTTTGGAGAATCGCGTCGCTGTGCTGGAAAACCAGAACAAAACTCTAATAGAGGAACTCAAAGCCCTCAAAGACATTTACTGCCACAAGcctgagtaa
- the crema gene encoding cAMP-responsive element modulator isoform X1 encodes MDTAVATQEGSATETETSQIQSDSESVTQVSESIGESAGVEVVTLPGGQTLQVQGVIQATQPSVIQSPQIQTIQVAATADGEETDVLETQKRRELLSRRPSYRKILSELSSDTPAVPKIEEEEKAEEDIPASSSVATVTVPSSIYQTSSGQYIAITQGGAIQIGGPGGEGLQGVQALTLPSPAAPQPGATILQYAPQAGDPTQQLLLSAGQVLVQAATGDMPTYQIRSPSSGLPQGVVMAASPGAIHSPQQQAEEATRKREVRLMKNREAARECRRKKKEYVKCLENRVAVLENQNKTLIEELKALKDIYCHKPE; translated from the exons ATGGATACGGCGGTGGCAACGCAGGAAGGCAGTGCGACCGAAACGGAGACAAGTCAGATTCAGAGCGACTCAGAGTCAGtcacacag GTGAGTGAGAGCATAGGAGAGTCAGCAGGTGTGGAAGTAGTGACGTTACCTGGGGGCCAGACGCTACAGGTGCAGGGAGTCATCCAGGCTACACAACCCTCTGTCATTCAGTCACCTCAGATACAGACCatacag GTTGCTGCTACAGCTGATGGAGAGGAaacagatgttttggagacgcAAAAGAGGAGAGAGCTTCTTTCCCGACGACCTTCTTACAG AAAGATCCTGAGTGAGTTGTCGTCTGACACTCCTGCTGTGCCAAAGATCGAGGAAGAAGAGAAGGCCGAAGAAGACATCCCTGCTTCTTCCAGCGTTGCTACGGTGACCGTGCCATCATCTATTTATCAGACCAGCTCAGGACAATACA TTGCCATAACTCAGGGTGGAGCGATTCAGATCGGAGGTCCTGGAGGAGAAGGGCTGCAGGGGGTTCAGGCTTTGACTCTGCCCAGCCCCGCTGCCCCTCAGCCCGGAGCCACCATCCTGCAGTACGCCCCTCAGGCTGGAGACCCCacacagcagctgctgctgtctgctggaCAAGTGCTAGTCCAGG CTGCCACAGGAGACATGCCTACGTATCAGATCCGCTCCCCATCGTCAGGGTTACCGCAGGGTGTTGTCATGGCAGCATCGCCGGGGGCGATCCACAGTCCACAGCAACAAGCAGAGGAGGCTACACGCAAAAGAGAGGTTCGCCTGATGAAGAACCG GGAGGCAGCGCGAGAGTGCCGCCGGAAGAAGAAGGAGTATGTGAAGTGTTTGGAGAATCGCGTCGCTGTGCTGGAAAACCAGAACAAAACTCTAATAGAGGAACTCAAAGCCCTCAAAGACATTTACTGCCACAAGcctgagtaa
- the crema gene encoding cAMP-responsive element modulator isoform X3, whose amino-acid sequence MQSTHEVAATADGEETDVLETQKRRELLSRRPSYRKILSELSSDTPAVPKIEEEEKAEEDIPASSSVATVTVPSSIYQTSSGQYIAITQGGAIQIGGPGGEGLQGVQALTLPSPAAPQPGATILQYAPQAGDPTQQLLLSAGQVLVQAATGDMPTYQIRSPSSGLPQGVVMAASPGAIHSPQQQAEEATRKREVRLMKNREAARECRRKKKEYVKCLENRVAVLENQNKTLIEELKALKDIYCHKPE is encoded by the exons ATGCAAAGCACACATGAG GTTGCTGCTACAGCTGATGGAGAGGAaacagatgttttggagacgcAAAAGAGGAGAGAGCTTCTTTCCCGACGACCTTCTTACAG AAAGATCCTGAGTGAGTTGTCGTCTGACACTCCTGCTGTGCCAAAGATCGAGGAAGAAGAGAAGGCCGAAGAAGACATCCCTGCTTCTTCCAGCGTTGCTACGGTGACCGTGCCATCATCTATTTATCAGACCAGCTCAGGACAATACA TTGCCATAACTCAGGGTGGAGCGATTCAGATCGGAGGTCCTGGAGGAGAAGGGCTGCAGGGGGTTCAGGCTTTGACTCTGCCCAGCCCCGCTGCCCCTCAGCCCGGAGCCACCATCCTGCAGTACGCCCCTCAGGCTGGAGACCCCacacagcagctgctgctgtctgctggaCAAGTGCTAGTCCAGG CTGCCACAGGAGACATGCCTACGTATCAGATCCGCTCCCCATCGTCAGGGTTACCGCAGGGTGTTGTCATGGCAGCATCGCCGGGGGCGATCCACAGTCCACAGCAACAAGCAGAGGAGGCTACACGCAAAAGAGAGGTTCGCCTGATGAAGAACCG GGAGGCAGCGCGAGAGTGCCGCCGGAAGAAGAAGGAGTATGTGAAGTGTTTGGAGAATCGCGTCGCTGTGCTGGAAAACCAGAACAAAACTCTAATAGAGGAACTCAAAGCCCTCAAAGACATTTACTGCCACAAGcctgagtaa
- the crema gene encoding cAMP-responsive element modulator isoform X4: MAVTGDETESAATGDMPTYQIRSPSSGLPQGVVMAASPGAIHSPQQQAEEATRKREVRLMKNREAARECRRKKKEYVKCLENRVAVLENQNKTLIEELKALKDIYCHKPE, translated from the exons ATGGCAGTGACTGGGGATGAAACAGAatcag CTGCCACAGGAGACATGCCTACGTATCAGATCCGCTCCCCATCGTCAGGGTTACCGCAGGGTGTTGTCATGGCAGCATCGCCGGGGGCGATCCACAGTCCACAGCAACAAGCAGAGGAGGCTACACGCAAAAGAGAGGTTCGCCTGATGAAGAACCG GGAGGCAGCGCGAGAGTGCCGCCGGAAGAAGAAGGAGTATGTGAAGTGTTTGGAGAATCGCGTCGCTGTGCTGGAAAACCAGAACAAAACTCTAATAGAGGAACTCAAAGCCCTCAAAGACATTTACTGCCACAAGcctgagtaa